A stretch of DNA from Longimicrobiales bacterium:
ATGGTGCAGGCGTGGGGCCGGACGTTGAACGCCGGTGCCCTGCTCCTGGCGATCGGCGGCGTCTTCCTCTACGGCTGGGCAGTGCCGGCCGGCGTCGCGGTACACCTAGTCTCGGTCGGGCTCCTCTTTCTCGGGTATCGTCTCAAGAAGCAGGGCGCAGGGTTGGTTGATATGGCGGAGACGCTCTAGAAGCGGGTAGCTGTGTATGTGTATGGCATGGGACGCATGGAAGCCTGAGCCGAGGGGATGATGCCGTGGGCGATAGAGACGAATCCGTATCGTCCACGCGTCCAGGGGTCCGGTTCCTGCAAGCCCGTGGTGGACCCACCAAGCCCCTCAGAACTCGATACTGAACCCGAACGTCGGTAGAAATCCCGATCCGTCAATCGGCATGACACGATTCGGATACGCCGGATTCTCCGTGTACGTGAAGCCCACGACGTTCTGGCGATTGAGAACGTTCTGGAAATCAACGTAGAACACCGCATTCCACCCTGCCCGGCTGAACCGTCGGTCTACGCGGAGGTCCAGGCGCACATAGCCCGGAGTTCGGATATCCCCGATTCGGTCCCAATCGGGGACGCCCCGCCCCGTGACCGCGTAGGACTCCTCCGAGGCCTGCAAATTCCACGGAGTCGTCGCGAGTCCGGAAAGCCAGCGGATCTTTCCTCCGAACTCCCATCCGCCGTCGGGTCGGAATCCTGAGGTGAGGTCGAGTGCATGTCGGCGATCCCAGGCCGAGGGGCGGAGGAGGGCGTCGCCCGCAGCAAAAGAGCTCTTCGACAGGGTATAGGCTCCGAGGAAGTAGAGACGGTCGAGCAGCTTCTGTTGAGCGAAGATCTCCAGCCCGTACGCACGCCCCGTCCCGTCGTCCGTAAGAGGTTCGGCTCCCACGAAGCCGTAGTCGCCACCCAGGTTCGGAAGCGCGATTCGAGGGTCGTCCCGGAAAATCGGGACACGGTCGTATTCCTTCCAGAAGCCCTCTGCTGAGAGGCGCAGTCCCGGCGTCGGAATCCACGACAGGCCCGTCGCGACCTGTCGATTTTTCTGCTGCCTGAGGCCGAGGTTCACCGGCTGTCCAGCTTCGGCTACGGATAACGAAAGAAGATTCGGTGCCTGGTGGAAGACGCCGGCGGCAGCCTGAAACGAGACATCCCTGCCTAGCGCCAGGCTCCCGGACACACGCGGCGACAGTGAGAATCCCGATTCCAGTCCCGTCACTTCGTCCGCACGGATCCCGGCACTCAGCGTGAGGCGGGTACCGATGTCGCCAGTGAGCTGAGCATGTGCGGCCAGCTTCCACGCCGTCGTCCCCGTATCCCAGGCCAGGTTCTCCGAGAGCGAACCGCCCGGCACCGCCCGCTGGAAGAGGCGCACATCCAGAGCGGCACGATCCGCATCCACACCGACGTGCATCGTCGCGCGATCACCGAGAGCCAGATCAGCTTGCACCGCAAGACGCGTGTCTCGTTCGAAACTCTCGTTCAGGAGGACCGGCGCCCCGTCCGAACCAGGGTCCTTGAAAGAATAATCGGTGCCCGACCAACTCGCGGTCGACGTTACATACCCTCCCGAGATCAGGCGGCGCCAGCTTCCGCCTACAGTCATGCTTTTCTGATCGTTGTCGATCACTCGTTCGAAGATCTCGAAGTTCGCGTAGTCGTCTCCATCTGTGGGAGCCACGATTCCGAAATTGTCGACCGCGCCGAGCCCGACGATGAGGAAGCGGTCTCGATCCGTCGGCTCAATCTCCACCCTGAACTGTCCATCCCAATAGTCGGGACGGATCGGAAGACCGAGAGCTTGAAAGAGGAATTGGAGATAGGAGCGGCGAACGCTGAACAGCCAGTTCGTATCTTCACCCGCAGGACCGTCCAGCGTAATGGCGGCTTCCGTCGCTCCGAGTGTCACGTCCCCGTGGATACCGTCGGAACTACCGGGTCTATTCTCGATGCTGAGCACCGAACTCATGGCATCGCCGTAGCGTGCAGGGAACGCCCCGGAGAGGAACTCCGCCTTGCGGATGAAGTCGACGTTGACGAGACCGATCGCACCACCGGACGCACCCTGTGTCGCGAAGTGGTTGATCTGCGGGACACGGATGCCGTCCAGTACGTAGGCATTCTCGCCAGGTCCACCACCACGGACGAGCAGATCGTTGCGGTTGTCGACCCCTCCGAGAACTCCTGGCAGAGACAGCAGAGTGCGAGAAATGTCGAGGAGCCCACCGGGTGTCCGCCGGAGTTCCTCATTCGACAGGATCTGAACCGAGGTCGGGGCGGCCTCAGGAATTTCAAAAGCGGGCGCGCCCACCACGAGACCCTGCAGTTCGATCGCCTGACGGTCGAGTCGGAACTCGACGTAGGTGGGCCGACTCGCTTGGATCACC
This window harbors:
- a CDS encoding TonB-dependent receptor, with amino-acid sequence MNLLTNLAVRGNRLRPLVGALAFGIVLWLNALAGSGALSGESIGTIANRYPSAFLPAGYVFGIWSVIYTGLFAYVVDLALLGRGSMGPHVRIGWMWPVNAALNVGWVVAFSFSFFVPAIVLMVGLLVNLITIHIRVGDPRGLSRRDRVLVALPFGLYLSWISVALIANAFQLAVAYRWSGFGIDEAIWAVIMMTVATALGGYMGRVRGVSVFLPVVAWALVGIALRNAEAPLVAVPAWALSGVCTLIFLSLIPRSIARVGIAVGALVCGAAVGIAAQEASLRGRVMDAADLRPLQGATVTVLPSGSQLLTDGDGRFSVAGLTPGLVSIRLEYIGYASALKAEVVIQASRPTYVEFRLDRQAIELQGLVVGAPAFEIPEAAPTSVQILSNEELRRTPGGLLDISRTLLSLPGVLGGVDNRNDLLVRGGGPGENAYVLDGIRVPQINHFATQGASGGAIGLVNVDFIRKAEFLSGAFPARYGDAMSSVLSIENRPGSSDGIHGDVTLGATEAAITLDGPAGEDTNWLFSVRRSYLQFLFQALGLPIRPDYWDGQFRVEIEPTDRDRFLIVGLGAVDNFGIVAPTDGDDYANFEIFERVIDNDQKSMTVGGSWRRLISGGYVTSTASWSGTDYSFKDPGSDGAPVLLNESFERDTRLAVQADLALGDRATMHVGVDADRAALDVRLFQRAVPGGSLSENLAWDTGTTAWKLAAHAQLTGDIGTRLTLSAGIRADEVTGLESGFSLSPRVSGSLALGRDVSFQAAAGVFHQAPNLLSLSVAEAGQPVNLGLRQQKNRQVATGLSWIPTPGLRLSAEGFWKEYDRVPIFRDDPRIALPNLGGDYGFVGAEPLTDDGTGRAYGLEIFAQQKLLDRLYFLGAYTLSKSSFAAGDALLRPSAWDRRHALDLTSGFRPDGGWEFGGKIRWLSGLATTPWNLQASEESYAVTGRGVPDWDRIGDIRTPGYVRLDLRVDRRFSRAGWNAVFYVDFQNVLNRQNVVGFTYTENPAYPNRVMPIDGSGFLPTFGFSIEF